One segment of Solanum lycopersicum chromosome 1, SLM_r2.1 DNA contains the following:
- the LOC138343090 gene encoding uncharacterized protein — translation MKWPLKFDVGDKVYLKISPIKGVMRFGRKGKLSPRYVGPYEILHRVGEVSYELALQTELASIHPVIHVYMLKKCLGDPALILRVECLGVDEDLSYEEVPVEILDRQVKRLRNKEVAIVKLLWRNNLVKGSTWESEAYMRSHHPHLFSS, via the coding sequence ATGAAGTGGCCCTTAAAGTTTGATGTAGGTGACAAGGTctacttgaagatatcacccattaagggggtgatgaggtttggcaggaaggggaagttgagtccaAGGTATGTTGGGCCATACGAGATTTTACACCGTGTAGGTGAGGTGTCCTATGAGTTGGCGTTGCAAACGGAGCTAGCTTCTATTCATCCAGTCATTCATGTCtatatgttaaagaagtgccttGGTGATCCAGCATTGATTCTGCGTGTTGAATGTTTGGGGGTTGATGAAGacttgtcttatgaagaggttcctgttgagattttagaccGACAGGTGAAGCGGCTGAGAAACAAAGAGGTTGCCATAGTGAAGTTGTTGTGGAGAAACAATCTTGTTAAGGGTTCTACGTGGGAGTCCGAGGCTTATATGAGATCCCACCATCCTCATCTTTTTAGCTCTTAA